From the Desulfosarcina sp. BuS5 genome, one window contains:
- the rpiB gene encoding ribose 5-phosphate isomerase B, whose translation MNENMSPIIIGCDHAAYYLKGKIKEFIVKRGIEVKDVGTDSEESVDYPDFGIKVASMVSTGSYARGILLCGTGLGMSMVANRFTNVRAALCGDMFSAIMSRCHNDSNILVMGARVIGESLAMEIVRAWLETPFEGGRHLERIEKFNNI comes from the coding sequence ATGAATGAAAATATGTCCCCGATTATTATAGGCTGTGATCATGCGGCATACTACTTAAAAGGGAAGATTAAAGAATTTATTGTTAAAAGAGGAATAGAAGTTAAAGATGTCGGAACCGACAGCGAGGAATCGGTCGATTATCCGGACTTTGGAATCAAGGTTGCTTCCATGGTATCTACCGGGAGCTATGCGCGCGGCATACTTTTATGCGGCACAGGGTTGGGCATGTCTATGGTTGCAAACAGATTCACCAATGTTAGAGCCGCTCTTTGCGGTGATATGTTTTCCGCCATAATGAGCAGGTGTCATAATGACTCGAACATTCTTGTTATGGGAGCGCGTGTGATCGGCGAGTCGCTGGCAATGGAGATAGTCCGGGCTTGGCTTGAAACTCCTTTTGAGGGAGGCAGGCATCTTGAGCGGATAGAAAAGTTTAATAATATATAG
- the glyA gene encoding serine hydroxymethyltransferase: MDFKAVENIDSEIASVLENENKRQKNTLELIASENVASKAVMAVQGSILTNKYAEGYPAKRFYGGCEYVDVAETLATTRVKRLFGAEYANVQPHSGSQANMSVYFSLLEPGDTVLGMDLSHGGHLTHGSKASFSGKLFNFVHYGVDKETCRIDYDSVAEIVEKSRPKMIVAGASAYPRTIDFKAFAGIAEAAGSYLMVDMAHIAGLVAAGLHPSPIPYAAVVTSTTHKTLRGPRGGLILAKKDYGARLNSTVFPGIQGGPLMHVIAAKAVAFKEALSESFKLYQQNVLNNAKTLAGCLMKEGINLVSGGTDNHMILVDLRNLDITGKDAEAILGRAGITVNKNSIPFEERSPFVTSGIRIGTPAVTTRGMKEPEMEIIAAMIVKILKNSANDNLVKNIKKRVRELCDRFPLYNDHGKD, encoded by the coding sequence GTGGATTTTAAAGCTGTTGAAAATATAGATTCTGAGATTGCATCTGTTCTTGAAAATGAAAATAAAAGGCAGAAAAATACCCTTGAACTAATCGCCTCTGAAAATGTGGCAAGCAAGGCTGTCATGGCTGTGCAGGGGAGTATCCTGACTAATAAATATGCGGAAGGTTATCCAGCCAAGCGGTTTTATGGCGGCTGTGAATATGTTGATGTGGCGGAAACCCTCGCAACAACCAGAGTAAAAAGACTATTTGGAGCGGAATATGCAAATGTACAACCCCATTCCGGTTCCCAGGCAAACATGTCCGTATATTTTTCTTTGCTGGAGCCGGGCGATACCGTACTGGGGATGGATTTGTCGCATGGCGGCCATCTTACCCACGGGAGCAAGGCCAGTTTTTCAGGAAAACTTTTTAATTTTGTTCATTATGGGGTTGATAAGGAGACCTGCAGAATCGACTATGATTCTGTTGCCGAAATTGTTGAAAAGAGCCGGCCCAAGATGATTGTTGCCGGCGCAAGCGCTTATCCCCGCACAATAGACTTTAAAGCCTTTGCAGGGATCGCAGAAGCGGCCGGATCCTATTTGATGGTTGACATGGCCCATATTGCAGGTCTTGTTGCCGCAGGTCTTCATCCTTCGCCGATACCATATGCAGCGGTTGTTACTTCAACGACCCACAAGACATTGAGGGGACCGCGCGGGGGGCTGATTCTTGCGAAAAAAGATTATGGAGCCAGGTTAAACAGCACAGTATTTCCCGGAATACAGGGCGGCCCGCTTATGCATGTTATAGCTGCCAAGGCAGTTGCCTTTAAAGAGGCTTTATCGGAATCATTTAAACTCTATCAGCAGAATGTTTTGAATAATGCCAAAACTCTTGCCGGATGCTTGATGAAAGAGGGGATCAACCTGGTTTCAGGCGGGACTGATAATCATATGATCCTTGTGGACTTAAGGAACCTTGATATTACGGGTAAAGATGCTGAAGCAATATTGGGCCGCGCCGGGATAACCGTCAACAAAAATTCGATCCCATTTGAAGAGCGTAGTCCGTTTGTAACCAGCGGAATTCGTATAGGCACACCTGCTGTAACTACACGCGGCATGAAGGAACCTGAAATGGAAATTATTGCCGCAATGATTGTCAAAATCCTGAAAAATTCCGCTAATGATAATCTTGTAAAAAACATAAAAAAGAGGGTTCGGGAGCTGTGTGACAGGTTTCCGCTTTATAATGACCACGGGAAGGATTAA
- a CDS encoding deoxycytidylate deaminase codes for MFEIEDRPSWEKYFMDIAFLVAKRSTCLRRSVGAVLVKNKRILATGYNGAPSGIRHCSETGCLRDSLNVPSGEKHELCRGIHAEQNSIIQAAFHGVSIKGATLFCTNLPCSICAKMIINAGITRIYFHDGYADAMSEEMLKEAGVEVIRVCS; via the coding sequence ATGTTCGAAATCGAGGACCGTCCATCATGGGAAAAATATTTTATGGATATTGCTTTTCTTGTGGCAAAACGCTCCACCTGTCTTAGACGTTCCGTCGGCGCAGTCCTTGTAAAAAATAAAAGAATTCTGGCAACCGGTTACAATGGCGCACCTTCAGGTATTCGCCATTGCTCCGAAACCGGCTGCCTTAGAGATAGCTTGAACGTACCGTCCGGTGAAAAGCACGAACTTTGCCGGGGCATACATGCCGAGCAGAATTCTATTATCCAGGCTGCTTTTCATGGCGTTTCCATTAAAGGCGCTACTCTTTTTTGTACAAATCTTCCATGCTCAATATGTGCCAAAATGATAATCAATGCCGGTATAACCAGGATATATTTTCATGACGGATATGCCGATGCCATGTCGGAAGAGATGTTGAAAGAGGCCGGAGTTGAGGTGATACGAGTCTGTTCATAA
- the nrdR gene encoding transcriptional regulator NrdR, translating to MKCPFCKEINNKVIDSRLSKDGEVTRRRRECIACRRRFTTYEHIEQTPLMIVKKDGRREVFSGNKIRSGIKKACEKRDISMNLIDEFIAELQHDLREIGEKEVPSAILGEKIMARLHNLDPVAYVRFASVYREFKDVNDFVSELKNLLSSNKAD from the coding sequence ATGAAGTGTCCATTTTGTAAAGAAATTAACAACAAGGTTATAGATTCCAGGTTGAGCAAGGATGGTGAAGTGACACGCCGGAGAAGGGAATGTATTGCATGCCGAAGGCGCTTTACAACCTATGAGCATATTGAGCAGACGCCCTTGATGATAGTAAAAAAGGACGGACGGCGTGAGGTCTTCTCCGGAAACAAGATCCGGTCGGGCATAAAAAAAGCCTGTGAAAAGCGCGATATAAGCATGAACCTGATCGATGAGTTTATCGCTGAACTGCAACATGACCTCCGGGAAATTGGTGAAAAAGAGGTTCCGTCCGCAATACTCGGAGAAAAAATAATGGCCAGGCTGCATAACCTTGATCCTGTTGCCTATGTCAGGTTTGCATCGGTATACAGAGAATTTAAGGATGTAAATGATTTTGTTTCGGAACTGAAAAATTTACTGAGTAGTAATAAAGCTGATTAG
- the ribD gene encoding bifunctional diaminohydroxyphosphoribosylaminopyrimidine deaminase/5-amino-6-(5-phosphoribosylamino)uracil reductase RibD: MDDRYFMKMALGMAVRGEGFTSPNPMVGAVIVNDGTVVGMGYHKAAGGAHAEIHAIRDAGLSANDATLYVTLEPCNHTGRTPPCTVSIIDAGIKRVVVAARDPNPDVEGGGIKFLQQHGIEVEAGICEDEAKKLNEVFNKYIITKRPFVTAKCASTLDGRIATRTFDSKWITCPESRRFVHGLRHACDAIMVGVETVKQDDPSLTTRLEGKKSLDPVRIILDTKLSVPENAKIFQLDSAADTLIITGDSVSKEKKEKIEKKGARVIEAPVKDGLINLYQLMDYLGHLGITSLLIEGGSRVNASAFRAGIVDKICFFYGPRILGGDDGVPVCRGPGPALMKDSIPITGVRVRQFGDDVMVEGYLCSQE, from the coding sequence ATGGACGACAGATACTTTATGAAAATGGCCCTTGGGATGGCTGTCAGGGGAGAAGGTTTTACATCCCCAAATCCTATGGTTGGCGCTGTTATTGTCAATGACGGTACGGTGGTGGGAATGGGATACCATAAGGCAGCGGGCGGAGCACATGCTGAAATTCATGCGATACGGGATGCAGGGTTATCAGCCAACGACGCAACTCTTTATGTTACCCTTGAACCCTGCAATCATACTGGCCGTACCCCTCCGTGTACTGTGAGCATAATTGATGCGGGGATAAAAAGAGTCGTTGTCGCGGCACGAGATCCTAACCCGGATGTAGAGGGCGGCGGCATTAAATTTTTACAACAGCACGGAATAGAAGTGGAAGCAGGTATCTGTGAAGATGAGGCTAAAAAGCTGAATGAGGTATTTAACAAATATATTATTACAAAACGTCCCTTTGTGACAGCAAAATGTGCGAGTACTTTAGACGGCCGCATAGCTACCAGAACATTCGATTCAAAGTGGATAACATGCCCTGAATCAAGGAGATTCGTGCATGGTCTTCGTCATGCCTGTGATGCAATCATGGTGGGCGTAGAAACCGTCAAACAGGATGATCCCAGTTTGACAACCCGGCTTGAAGGAAAAAAATCTCTGGATCCTGTCAGGATAATACTTGACACCAAGCTTTCAGTTCCTGAAAACGCTAAAATATTTCAGCTCGATTCCGCTGCCGACACTCTGATTATTACCGGAGATTCTGTTTCAAAAGAGAAAAAAGAGAAGATCGAGAAAAAGGGAGCCAGGGTAATAGAAGCGCCTGTAAAGGATGGTTTGATAAATCTTTATCAGCTGATGGATTATTTGGGTCATCTTGGAATTACAAGCCTGCTGATAGAGGGAGGCAGCCGGGTGAATGCATCTGCTTTCAGAGCCGGGATAGTCGATAAAATATGTTTTTTTTACGGACCCAGAATTCTTGGCGGAGATGATGGCGTTCCGGTGTGCAGGGGGCCCGGCCCGGCCCTGATGAAGGATTCCATACCAATTACAGGTGTCCGAGTGCGGCAGTTTGGCGATGATGTGATGGTGGAAGGTTATTTATGTTCACAGGAATAA
- a CDS encoding riboflavin synthase, with product MFTGIIEALGKIKGIQKSGRSIRMSIDAGFSLDETKLGDSISVSGVCLTAVEINGRIFKIDMSPETYAVTNFSRAKVGDRVNLERALRLCDRLDGHLVSGHIDGTGTIISIKTLDNAIVITIGATEALTRYMIKKGSVAVDGISLTINNCTKNSFEITIIPHTAKLTTIGFKKTGDIVNIETDMIGKYVERFMTKSTGAEKGATDSSIDMQFLAKTGFL from the coding sequence ATGTTCACAGGAATAATAGAGGCGCTCGGAAAAATAAAGGGTATCCAAAAGTCGGGCAGAAGTATCCGTATGTCAATTGATGCAGGCTTTTCCCTTGATGAGACCAAGTTGGGAGACAGTATTTCCGTAAGCGGGGTATGCCTGACTGCTGTTGAGATTAACGGACGGATTTTTAAAATAGACATGTCGCCGGAAACATACGCAGTTACAAATTTTAGCAGGGCAAAGGTCGGGGATCGGGTTAATCTGGAACGGGCGCTGCGTCTGTGTGACCGCCTGGACGGCCACCTTGTTTCAGGGCATATTGACGGAACAGGAACAATCATCAGCATCAAAACCCTCGACAACGCAATTGTCATTACCATAGGGGCGACTGAAGCCCTGACACGCTATATGATCAAGAAGGGCTCGGTTGCTGTTGATGGTATCAGTCTCACAATCAATAATTGTACAAAAAACAGTTTTGAGATTACCATTATTCCGCACACGGCAAAGCTTACAACAATAGGCTTTAAAAAAACAGGCGACATAGTCAACATTGAGACAGACATGATAGGGAAATATGTGGAACGTTTTATGACTAAAAGTACCGGCGCTGAAAAAGGAGCAACCGATTCATCAATAGATATGCAGTTTCTGGCAAAAACAGGGTTTCTTTAA
- a CDS encoding bifunctional 3,4-dihydroxy-2-butanone-4-phosphate synthase/GTP cyclohydrolase II: MPLITIKEALDDIRAGRMVILVDDEDRENEGDLTMAAESVTPEAINFMAKYGRGLICLSLTEEKVKALGLPMMVDKNTSQFETGFTVSIEARYGVTTGISAADRATTILAAVADDARPRDLVKPGHVFPLRARNGGVMVRVGQTEGSVDLARLAGLKPSGVICEIMNDDGTMSRMPQLEKFSEEHGIGICTVADIVEYRMQTESFVKISAETTIPTRYGGEFRIIAYENLVDDLLHIALVKGEVDPEKPVLVRVHSECMTGDIFGSRRCDCAGQLHKAMDMMDKEGAGVLLYLRQEGRGIGLVNKLKAYELQQKYGFDTVEANLKLGFKDDLRDYGIGAQILVSLGVKKMRLLTNNPKKMIGLEGYGLSIVEQVCIEVEPNEYNRGYLECKKLKMGHLLNMHSGK; this comes from the coding sequence ATGCCGTTAATAACAATAAAAGAGGCGCTTGATGATATACGAGCCGGGCGCATGGTGATCCTTGTAGATGATGAAGATCGTGAAAATGAGGGCGATCTTACTATGGCTGCTGAGTCAGTTACCCCTGAAGCAATTAATTTTATGGCAAAATACGGCCGCGGCTTAATCTGTCTTTCCCTGACAGAAGAAAAGGTGAAAGCGCTCGGATTGCCGATGATGGTCGACAAGAATACATCTCAGTTTGAAACAGGATTTACTGTTTCTATAGAGGCCAGATACGGAGTTACCACAGGGATATCGGCTGCTGACAGGGCGACCACAATTCTTGCCGCTGTAGCGGATGATGCAAGACCCCGCGATTTAGTGAAGCCTGGTCATGTTTTCCCGTTAAGGGCCAGAAACGGCGGCGTTATGGTCCGCGTGGGCCAGACGGAAGGTTCTGTGGATCTGGCGCGTCTTGCCGGGTTAAAACCTTCTGGAGTGATCTGTGAAATCATGAATGATGACGGCACAATGTCCAGAATGCCGCAACTGGAAAAGTTCAGCGAAGAGCATGGAATAGGTATTTGTACGGTTGCAGATATAGTGGAATACCGCATGCAGACCGAATCATTTGTGAAAATATCCGCAGAAACGACCATTCCTACCCGCTATGGAGGCGAATTCCGAATTATTGCGTATGAAAACTTGGTGGACGATTTGCTGCATATAGCGCTTGTGAAGGGAGAGGTTGATCCTGAAAAACCTGTTTTAGTCCGTGTTCATTCCGAATGTATGACAGGCGATATTTTCGGTTCCCGGAGATGTGACTGCGCTGGTCAGCTTCACAAGGCCATGGACATGATGGACAAGGAGGGGGCCGGTGTTCTGCTTTATTTGAGGCAGGAGGGCCGGGGGATCGGTCTGGTTAATAAGTTAAAGGCTTATGAACTACAGCAAAAATACGGTTTTGATACTGTAGAGGCGAATCTGAAGCTGGGGTTTAAGGATGATCTCAGGGATTATGGAATTGGAGCCCAGATACTGGTCAGTCTCGGTGTAAAAAAGATGAGACTATTGACCAATAATCCCAAGAAGATGATAGGTCTGGAAGGCTACGGATTAAGTATTGTCGAACAGGTCTGCATCGAAGTCGAGCCTAATGAATATAACAGGGGGTACCTTGAGTGCAAGAAACTTAAAATGGGTCACCTGCTTAATATGCATTCCGGAAAATAA
- the ribH gene encoding 6,7-dimethyl-8-ribityllumazine synthase: MANIIEGKLQAEGKKFGIVVSRFNNFISDRLLEGALDALIRSGAGEKDIDIVKVPGAFEIPLLANKMAQKGKYNAVICLGAVIRGATPHFDYVCAEATKGISTVSLKHDIPVVLGILTTDTIEQAIERAGTKAGNKGWECAISAVEMANLIDALDQG, translated from the coding sequence ATGGCTAATATAATTGAAGGTAAACTGCAGGCTGAGGGAAAAAAATTTGGGATTGTAGTGAGCCGTTTTAATAATTTTATTTCTGACAGATTGCTTGAGGGAGCTCTTGATGCCCTGATACGTTCAGGCGCCGGCGAAAAGGATATAGACATTGTAAAGGTTCCAGGAGCTTTTGAGATTCCTCTTCTTGCAAATAAGATGGCTCAGAAAGGAAAATATAATGCAGTGATATGTCTCGGAGCAGTAATTCGAGGCGCGACCCCACATTTTGACTATGTCTGCGCGGAAGCGACCAAGGGCATTTCAACTGTAAGTCTGAAGCATGATATCCCTGTTGTGCTCGGGATATTGACAACAGATACTATCGAACAGGCCATAGAGCGGGCAGGAACAAAGGCCGGCAATAAAGGTTGGGAGTGTGCCATATCTGCGGTGGAGATGGCAAATCTTATCGATGCCCTTGATCAGGGATAG
- the nusB gene encoding transcription antitermination factor NusB: MSARRRSRELAMQALFYKDMSLCSSKDCIELFPGHFNVSKSARPFFERIIKGLEQFGSDIDSVIERFSSNWKISRMACVDRNIVRIAVYELLYCDDIPAKVSINEAVDIGKKFGTEESGAFINGILDSIHRAHENKEISIST, encoded by the coding sequence ATGTCTGCCAGACGCAGGTCGCGAGAGCTTGCAATGCAGGCCCTTTTTTATAAGGATATGAGCCTTTGCAGCTCAAAAGATTGTATAGAACTTTTCCCCGGACACTTTAATGTTTCAAAGAGCGCCCGGCCTTTTTTTGAAAGAATTATAAAGGGCCTTGAGCAATTCGGTTCGGACATTGATTCTGTAATCGAGAGATTTTCCAGTAACTGGAAAATTAGTCGTATGGCTTGCGTAGACAGAAATATTGTGAGAATTGCGGTATATGAACTGCTTTATTGCGATGATATCCCTGCTAAAGTATCTATCAACGAAGCAGTGGATATTGGGAAAAAATTCGGCACCGAAGAAAGCGGGGCATTTATAAACGGAATTTTGGACAGCATACACAGGGCACACGAAAATAAAGAGATATCGATTTCCACATAA
- a CDS encoding MBL fold metallo-hydrolase codes for MLIKDLTVGPIMANCYIVGCEETGEAIVIDPGAEADRILFSLAESGLKVKYILNTHGHFDHVGANKMLKESTGADLLIHPLDAPMLGELAENAAAWGLMSDNSPPPDRTLEDGDTVSFGNITFQIIHTPGHSPGGISIYSDGYVFVGDTLFAGSIGRTDFPGGSHETLIASIRNKLFVLGDDVKVYPGHMGITTIGQERRYNPFCGTG; via the coding sequence TTGCTTATTAAAGATTTGACTGTAGGGCCTATTATGGCAAACTGTTATATTGTAGGTTGTGAAGAGACCGGGGAAGCGATTGTTATAGACCCCGGGGCGGAAGCAGACAGGATTCTCTTCTCTCTGGCGGAATCCGGACTTAAAGTAAAATATATTTTAAATACCCATGGCCACTTTGATCATGTGGGAGCAAATAAGATGTTGAAGGAGTCCACTGGCGCTGACCTGCTGATCCATCCCCTTGACGCTCCAATGTTGGGTGAACTTGCAGAAAATGCCGCTGCCTGGGGGCTTATGTCTGACAATTCCCCGCCTCCTGACAGAACTTTGGAAGATGGCGATACTGTTTCATTCGGTAATATTACATTCCAGATTATCCATACACCCGGCCATTCACCTGGAGGCATCTCCATTTATTCAGATGGGTATGTATTTGTTGGAGACACTCTCTTTGCCGGATCAATCGGGCGAACCGATTTCCCGGGGGGTAGTCATGAAACCCTTATTGCCAGTATCCGTAATAAACTGTTTGTTCTGGGAGATGATGTAAAAGTTTATCCCGGTCATATGGGAATTACAACAATAGGTCAGGAAAGACGTTATAATCCCTTTTGCGGGACAGGTTGA
- a CDS encoding trimethylamine--corrinoid methyltransferase: protein MNIRQVDKSKLLLGNNTVEMLFQAHKDALWILENLGVGCKQPDMQEAFQKFEAEGLAVVYENRVYIMSDLVEKCLKTVPSVPDFFVPLNSFFIGGTAPYIYDDKAAKGGVIPTAAHVKKIVQIAEKNKVVAGMGRGVKLKDEVEQMNIMDENCSKPLYFAVTSDAALERAKKIHEKRKNVMIVFCLTRPPLEVNENFSEQFVRVAKAGLPLFISAMPMAGISAPYCYNGVLSMTHAEVLFGICVAQLLNPGTTCIHAGYPTIADPRIEYNPNYGLISHNMLNILMAHMNLMLDLPSFQSAGTTHEEHLTDRAFDDAVMGQALCKKYGTHMIRHPFAFLRYLIDFSFAKLEKCIQIAEEVTAEDAPDFEMPVYDERSMESIQNIGLGMYMDDSLTTANLGKIFVD, encoded by the coding sequence GTGAATATCAGACAGGTCGATAAATCAAAATTATTATTAGGCAATAATACAGTTGAAATGCTCTTTCAGGCTCACAAGGATGCCTTATGGATACTGGAAAATTTGGGTGTAGGGTGTAAACAGCCGGACATGCAGGAAGCTTTTCAAAAATTTGAAGCGGAAGGGCTGGCGGTTGTTTATGAAAATCGGGTGTATATTATGTCTGACCTGGTTGAAAAATGCCTTAAAACGGTTCCCTCTGTTCCTGACTTCTTTGTGCCGCTGAACAGCTTTTTTATCGGTGGTACAGCCCCGTACATTTATGATGATAAGGCGGCTAAAGGAGGAGTTATTCCAACGGCCGCTCATGTGAAAAAAATTGTTCAAATAGCGGAGAAAAATAAGGTAGTTGCCGGTATGGGGCGTGGAGTAAAACTGAAAGATGAAGTTGAACAGATGAATATAATGGATGAAAACTGCTCTAAACCGCTCTATTTTGCAGTAACTTCGGATGCAGCCCTTGAAAGAGCCAAAAAGATTCATGAGAAGAGAAAAAATGTCATGATCGTGTTTTGCCTTACACGTCCCCCTTTGGAGGTTAATGAGAATTTTTCCGAACAATTTGTCAGGGTAGCAAAGGCCGGACTCCCTCTTTTCATTTCTGCCATGCCGATGGCCGGTATAAGCGCGCCATACTGTTATAATGGAGTTTTGTCCATGACCCATGCCGAGGTGCTGTTTGGGATCTGCGTAGCGCAATTGCTTAACCCTGGGACAACCTGCATTCATGCCGGATACCCGACCATTGCCGATCCACGGATTGAATACAACCCCAATTACGGCCTGATCAGTCATAACATGTTAAACATCTTAATGGCCCATATGAACCTTATGTTGGATCTTCCTTCGTTTCAGAGTGCCGGCACCACCCATGAAGAGCATCTTACGGATCGTGCATTTGACGATGCCGTGATGGGACAGGCCCTTTGTAAGAAATATGGGACTCACATGATCCGTCATCCGTTTGCCTTTCTCCGGTACCTAATTGATTTTTCATTTGCCAAACTGGAGAAGTGCATCCAAATCGCAGAAGAAGTCACAGCAGAGGATGCACCGGATTTCGAAATGCCGGTTTATGATGAAAGAAGTATGGAATCCATTCAAAATATCGGCTTAGGAATGTATATGGACGATTCGCTCACAACCGCCAACCTTGGAAAAATCTTTGTTGATTAA